AGCAGCtgtggcggcggcgggggcagcCGCCCGACTGGGCACAGACGCGGCGAGTGGCGCTGGTGGCTCTCGCCTTCCACGGCAACTTCAGCTACGTCTGGCTGCGGGCGCTGGAGCGGGCGCTGCCcggccgccgccccgccgccgtTCTCGGCAAGGTGCTCTGCGACCAGCTCCTCGGCGCCCCCGTCGCTGTCCTCGCCTTTTACACGGGTGAGTGGTGCCACCGCCCGGGCACCGCCATTTCGGGGCGGCGGGCGGAGAACCGGGCGTCCGCACGCCGGGGAAGAGCGCCTGCCGAAAGCGGGGCTGTGCACCCCGGGCTGCCCGGGTGCCCCCCTACCCTCCGGGCGGTGATCGCTGCGGCTCTTCTCCCGCAGCCGCAGAGCCGCCGGTGCGGAGCTGCGCGGTGCTTGGGCAGCGAGCTGCCTGTTCTGCTGTGCAGCCCTGCCGGAGCTCGGGAGACGCCGCAGGCGGAGCAGAGCTCGGAGCTAGGAGACGGTCGGCATCCGCAGGCGCCGGTAGCTCTGCCCTGGTTGTGTACAGAACAGCCCAACACGCAGAGCTTTAGGCACCGAGTGCAGTGCCAAGGAAAGCCCTACGCTGGGCTTAGTTGGGCCCTGCAGCTGTTAGTGACAAAGAAttaaaagcatctgaaaaggATTATTCCATCCTTGTCTGCTTGAATTGCTCTGCTCGGTTCTCCATATCGGCTCTCTCTTTTCCTAAACACAAACAGCTATAAATGTCAGGAAATGCTACAGTTCAGCAAATTGTACTACCTTCTCCTTTAAGAGTACGTAGAAATACAGCATACTAGTACTGAATGATCTTAAAAACCATTGAGTACGAATACACTTgagtgtttatttaaaaaataaccatGATGGAATAAGAAGAATAATAGGTGAGATTAGTGTAAAACAAGGCTGTCATTTAACTTAAATGGCATGTGGAAGAAGAGCAAGATGTGTGCTCTTTTTGCCTGGCATTGTGACATCTGCATTTTATGACCCTGACAGGGAAATAATTCAGTTTGTgattgaaaagaaaggaaggaagaggacaCCAGATACTCTCAAAATCCTATTTGCTTGTATCAGAATGTAAGCAAAGAGTTGCCCAAGGACCAGCAGGGTCTGAAGGATCGTGAAAGGGACGGTAAATATCCCTGAATAGGGTAGCAGAATTGTGTGATTCCAAAATAATGTTTGATTGAGAAATACCAATCACCTTATGGCATGCAAATACCTAGAAGGATGCCTGAGTTGGactaagcaactttgggccccTTCTTATGTGCTTTTGATTTTATTAGATTTTATTTAGATTTGctaaaagcatattttctaaTACCTTTGCAAAATATGTCTTCTAGTTAGGGTGAGTGATCTTTAAAAAGCTGCCTCATCCCTTAGGAAGATGCAGTCTTCATTTGACACCTAAAGATTCTCATCACACGAGACAcatgaaatactgtttaaagGGCTCAAAATAATaaactttttaaataatatttcatgTGATGGGAGTTCACTCAGTTTGTTTCTGGTTTGCATGTGTGTAATGTGTAATTTTAAGTCATACTGCTTTTCTCTTGATCTTGGGTGGAATGGTGGGAGCCTGGTTTGAAGGTGGGTTTTATTGGAATCATGAGGAGATTGGATGAACtagaatttatttaaaactttgCAGCATTGTGTGTGGAGAGCTAAACAATTAGGTTTGAAACTGTTCTGCTTGTCAGTACTAGAATTTGGATTTGATACAATtatttgtgaaggaaaaaaaaataatgattatggctgaaattaaaaaggaaaataaaaatcaggtgCCCTTCTCCACTGCCTTCAGTAGTCTGTAGGCACCTAAACTCCTTTGAGGATCTGAGCCACTCTTGACAATTCCATAGGGAACAGAATGTCTTATTTTCTCTATCTCGAGGGTGTAAAAGGTTCCGTCATGCCTGTTCCACTCTATACCACTGGTGAATTATGTGGCAGTGGAACAGATGTGATACACCACCTGTACAGTATATTCCTGGTGATTTACTGTGCCAACATTGAGAGCCAAGTCAGCAGCTGAGGAGCTCTGACGTAGCACTGTTAGGTAGCTGGAATGgtatcttttctttctaaagctaTTGTAACATATTCTGAGAAGAGTTTGGGATATCATTGTAAAAAGTGAACacttaatttttacatttttctgatCATGGTAAATATTTTGCCACCAGGTATGAGCATCCTTCAGAAGAAAGAGGACATATTTTCAGACTGTAGAAAGAAATTTTGGAATACATATAAGGTGAGGCAAGCAGTTCACTTATCTCACAGCTAAGCAAAACAAGAGTATTACCAGAtcaaatatttgaaatactCATTCCTCCAACAGCTTTCTCTCACTGCATTATTTGATTATGTGTAGGAGGCTTTAGGTACCAGCAGTCTTGTGAAGGCAGGGTGGTCTGGAGCAGGTACTGCTGCCAGCTGGGTGAAATGatgccatttaaaaaatgtacaaTATTTATGTACATAACACTTGCACCCAACTCTGAGTTAGAGCCCTACAGTACAATGCTGATTAAGATTGTACTACCTTTTATCTTAAGAAGTATCTCCATCTGTTTAGTTAgtaatgtcatagaatcatagaatcatagaatagttagggttggaaaggacctcaagatcatctagttccaacccccctgccatgggcagggacacctcacactaaaccatcccacccaaggcttcatccaacctggccttgaacaccgccagggatggagcactcacaacctccctgggcaaccgattccagtgtcttaccacgctaacaggaaagaatttcctccttatatccaatctaaactttccctgtttaagttttcacctgttaccccttgtcctgtcactacagtcctgtCGTTGACAAATCTTACAGGGACACCTGTTAAAATCACTAATTATAGAGACATCTTTTTTAGGAATCATTTTCAGCCTGTACATTTCAGTGACAGTCTTATCACTTTCAAAAACACAATACTCTTGTTTTAAGATGACTTCGGTATGAATAGCTggatttggtttgcttttctgcatacACAAGAAGAAATTATCTGTGCTACTTCAGAGCTTGGCAGATTAagaattttaaagatttctcAGGTGTAAGAAAATGatagattagcaaaaaaaaaaaaaaagttatagaAGGAAAAACTGTGATGCAGTGTGAATTTCTCCTCACACTGTGGACTTATATGGGtagaaaaggattatttttattcctgtggAGGATGATTCTAAAACCAGTGCCTGCTATATGCTATCAAACCATAAGGTTTCTATTAGCCTACTGTTCTATGAGAAAATTTTCCACTGGGTTTTCCAAAAAAGCCTTACATATATGAGTAACTGGAAGGAGAATTGCAAGTGTGAAGTAGCGTTCTGTGGTATTTTTCATTCATGGCTGAAACGTTTGCGTATTTAAACATTTGTTCACCCATCTGGTAAAGGAGCTTATGTATCTGGTGTCAGGTGGCTGCGAAGACTTAACTGTGCTTAGagtttcatatttaaaattagTTAGAATAATGTGTTTGGAAACTCCTAGCATAGAGTCTTATGAAGATTATTAGAAACTTAATATTTCAACCTCAAAGTTAACCAACTTAATTTAAAATTGAACATGTTTTATTAACTTTACTCAGGTATGTTTCAGTCTTTTCTAAATgtgataagaaaaaaatgaatcttTGTTGTTGAACTCTGTAAGAATAACAAatgattcattttcatttcagacgGGACTGATGTACTGGCCTTTCGTGCAGGTGAGTCTTTAGGGTAACTCAGCCTTTCCTTCTTATAAAACCTGTTCTGATATGGTCATAGCATATCTAGCCCAGCGAGAAGTCAGTGGAGTTGCTGGGTGTGTAGGTATAAGACCTGACCATGCCTGGAGCACTAACTAAGCTCTCTCTCCTTCCAATGCAGCTGTCAAACTTCATTTTTGTGCCTGTTTACCTGCGAACAGCTTATACTGGGCTCTGTGGTTTTGTCTGGGCTGccttcatttgcttttcccaACAGAGTGGAGATGGCACAGCAAAGTCAGCACTTATGTGGCTCAAAAGAGAGGAGGTTAATGCAGATGAAGATTCATCAGAGAAATAAGAACTTTAGTTACAAACACAGTCTAAACTGTTAAACTGAGTTTATGAAAGTCTGTaaactgcactgcagcctccttgCTGTGTTTAAAATAACCAGTCATCTCAACATTTGTTGGTTAGTGaaagcactggaacagtttgTCTTTGtgcctgtttatttttcataaaagagGCCAACTGTATATTggcatttaattattttcatgctgCCAGCCCATCTCTTCTGGGAACAAATGCCTTACAGGGCAATGTAAGCATTTGCACATCATGTTGGACCTACTCACTGGGGAGAAATACTAACTAATTAAACTTGCAAGCAACTTGTAATTGCTAGAAAAAGAGGAATAGAATGTGAAATCATCAATTACTGGACTTAATAATTGTTATCAGTGCCAGATTGCTTTTGCAGAACAAAATTTAGTGGCTTTCTTATCTAAAAAGTGTCACTGAATCTGTTTAatccagagaaaacagaagtgctgtgtttttcaggGACCACTTTTCTGTAGGGGCAAGCTTGCTTTATTCTACAgatagaaaataattatttcatagAATGTACAAACCTGAAATATATTTGCGTATCTTTTATCTTAACTGTGAGAATAAAGATAAATAACTTCAATCAGAGTTCTTTGGGGTGGATGCTGCGTATGGACACTTGGGGGAAGAATCAGTCATAAGCAGCTCCTGCGTGATAGAACCCAATGAAACACTGCAGTGAGCTTTTGTTATATGTGTCAACGGCTTCTTCCTTTGCCCCTCAAGGGTCAAAGTACTGAAGAGTACATGGGAGTCTTGACATTCTGACTCTTTCCTCCTACTTCATTATGttgaaaatataattaagattttgaagaaaaagagcCTGGGAAGAGAGGTAATGTGAATGCCAGAATCCATCTCAAAACAATCCAGCTATATGTAAGGAACTTcttgaaacagcttttaaaCATTCGTGTTCTTAAAAGACACTGCGTAACTATACATAGGAGATGGTAAAATTATTTACAGATCTGCTTTGTCAACAGGGGATCAGGTCTGGATACAGGTGTGctctttggtgttttctaaaTGTGCCTCTGTATCTCAGAACAGGTACTGTGCAAATGTCTGTAATTGCAGGAAGTTGAAATCAGACCAGTAAAGGAGCCCTTGGTTTATTTAGAATGGGATTTTATGCCTTGAAGTTACTAAATAGTAAGCTTGAAACAATACCTGATTTAACCCATCTTGATGATGATTGTAAGAAGACCCAAGCATCTTTGctacaataataataaactaCTTTGAGGAATGTCTGAATTCCTTGGTCTTGTCTAAACAATAAACCAGAGCCTGCTTAGGCTATAAACAGACATTCCTTTGGCCAACAGCTGTACTACTTAGACAAGTCACTGCAGTTCCATCTTCAGCTGCACAGGCAGACTTGGAAGAGGACACCTGCATACAGTCTTAAGGtggaattaattttaattgacTTCTGATATCTGTAGTATGGGCTTCGCAACTTGGCTAATCAGTTTAAGCTCTGTTTATAGTCAGTGGAGGAATATAGACAGTTGGAGACATCTGTTTTAGGGTACAGTGAATTGTGCACAGTAGGGATCTATTTCTTCTCATTGATAACAGACAGTCTCAAAAGACTGGCTGCTACGTAGATAGCTTCATTGTAGGTGCTCATAATTGGTGAGTTGCATTCCCCTGTTTGGTGTCTATCTTACATGTCCCTGTGGGAGCAACTTTGTGTTGCTGCATGAATTGTGTGAACTGGGTAGTCCTTATGCTGGACATCCCAGTAG
The Lathamus discolor isolate bLatDis1 chromosome 6, bLatDis1.hap1, whole genome shotgun sequence DNA segment above includes these coding regions:
- the MPV17L gene encoding mpv17-like protein isoform X2 → MAGALLRGGVRRFPWLCNVLLYGGLFAAGDAAQQLWRRRGQPPDWAQTRRVALVALAFHGNFSYVWLRALERALPGRRPAAVLGKVLCDQLLGAPVAVLAFYTGMSILQKKEDIFSDCRKKFWNTYKTGLMYWPFVQLSNFIFVPVYLRTAYTGLCGFVWAAFICFSQQSGDGTAKSALMWLKREEVNADEDSSEK
- the MPV17L gene encoding mpv17-like protein isoform X4: MAGALLRGGVRRFPWLCNVLLYGGLFAAGDAAQQLWRRRGQPPDWAQTRRVALVALAFHGNFSYVWLRALERALPGRRPAAVLGKVLCDQLLGAPVAVLAFYTGMSILQKKEDIFSDCRKKFWNTYKTGLMYWPFVQDQGRQNWTRPHRMLGCSFCSRKDEQNIDHTQQTL
- the MPV17L gene encoding mpv17-like protein isoform X3 — protein: MAGALLRGGVRRFPWLCNVLLYGGLFAAGDAAQQLWRRRGQPPDWAQTRRVALVALAFHGNFSYVWLRALERALPGRRPAAVLGKVLCDQLLGAPVAVLAFYTGMSILQKKEDIFSDCRKKFWNTYKTGLMYWPFVQDQGRQNWTRPHRMLGCSFCSRKDEQNIDHTQQQTL
- the MPV17L gene encoding mpv17-like protein isoform X1 → MAGALLRGGVRRFPWLCNVLLYGGLFAAGDAAQQLWRRRGQPPDWAQTRRVALVALAFHGNFSYVWLRALERALPGRRPAAVLGKVLCDQLLGAPVAVLAFYTGMSILQKKEDIFSDCRKKFWNTYKTGLMYWPFVQDQGRQNWTRPHRMLGCSFCSRKDEQNIDHTQQPPGLSGKRKTTLFLKSSALKLHCDHLLYQEI